In Fragaria vesca subsp. vesca linkage group LG5, FraVesHawaii_1.0, whole genome shotgun sequence, the genomic stretch AACAGAAATATAAAGATTCCACCGACCGACGTCGGAAACGTTTATTGCTGGATCCAGGCTTTAAATTGACTCCCACTCCATCATGCTTGCTTGCGGGCTTTTAAGTTCATTATTTCTGGGAAGTAACATGCTCGATCACTCTACTCCTAATAAAAGGGTTTGTTGAAGGTTACCCTATTCAGGTACAAGTCTATTAAATAGATATTGCATCTGAGCCCTCACTCCATTTATGTATATGTAAGATTTCTGTTCAAAATGAAGATGGTTGGTTCCTGCTCAGAGTTTCAGTTTCTCAGTCTTGCATGGACCAAAGTGTGCAGGCAGCTGCGTGCTGTGGCTGTTTTTGATGCAAATGGTGGGTGAAACAATAAATTTCCCTAATTCAAACCAATGATGGCATTTTTGATCGTGCCATATACTGCCATTGCATTCGTAGTAGTTGTGAAATACCAACTCTTGTATGAAGGGAAGTATCAAATACGATTACAGATTACAGAGACAACATTATTTTGTTTTTTGTTTTCTGTTTTTATTTGAAAAAAAGGGCGTCGATCCATCAAAAAATTAAAGTACGACAAAAATGAGCTGTTAGACTATAATGTTCATGGAATAGTTGTGTATCAAGATAGGCTAGTCCTTGTTGCAAAGTAAAGAAAAGAAGAGAAAAATAATTGAGAGGAGGTAGAAGTCTACTCATTCATTCTCATTAGCTTCTTTATATAGAGGTAGAGTTTACATCAGAGTACATAACTAATAAGTAATTACGTGGACAGTCACATAGAATATAATATTTATAACACTCCCCCTTCGATGTCCACCAATGAATGATGAAATTAGATGCACTTAATGTTGTCTCGTTAAAAACCTTGTCAGGTAAGAAAAACCCAGTGAGAGAAAAATAACTCTGGTCGAAGGAGAAAAAGAGTACAACACGCATATGTCTTAGGTAGCATACTTCTGAATGCTCCCCCTGATGAGAATCTCCCCCTGAATGTTGCAAACTTCATACGCAGTGAATAACAGTTTGATTTGTCCATCACTAAAGTGAGACCATGCGTGTTTTGCATATAAGGGCTCATCATGAAATTTCAAACCTGTAAAGTTAAAAAGAAGAGAAGACACAGAGAGAATAATTGGGAGGAGATAGAAGTCTACTCATTCATTCTCATTAGCCTCTTTATATAGAGGTAGGATTTACATCAGAATACATAACTACTGAGTAATTACGTGGACAGCCACATAAAATATAATATTTATAACAGTCCTAAGCTGATGTTTTGGAACAGTTCAATATATCCCAACCATTAATTGGTTGTTCGATTAATACAATGGAGCATGCATTTCTCCCTTCAAAATAATTAGAAATTAGAAAAAACTCTAAAAAATATATATTTTCTCTGATGACCTAAGTCCCTTTAGTCATTATTAGATGGTCTGTGTGTGGGCAGTTAGTAATTACAATATTAATTTCATATAATTGGTTGGTAGTTGGCACTTGGATAGAACCTTCAGCCTTTCTATAAATTTCTCTAAAGTCAAAATCTCTACCTGCCCAAACGATTGAAAGCGAACTTGCATTGCTCTACTGGGATTTGTTGTGTTTTGTTCTCTGCTGGCTTGACCTTGGTATATTTCAGAGCTTCTCCTCGCCCACGTCTAGCTAGGAGCACATTGTTACTGCCACAAATCAAAATGTGATCAATACATACTAATCAAACCACTAAGCTGATAGGAATCAAGGATTATTGAAAGGAAATGCAAAACTGAAAAAGTAAACGCTGGAGAGACTTGAAGACTACATCAGGTATTTCTTGATTGATATGTGAACAGTACATTGAAGGATATTTATAGGTAGGAATGGATAATAAGAGAAAGACTTAGNNNNNNNNNNNNNNNNNNNNCAGAAGTGATCTACATATTAGGACCTAAAAACTGAACGGTTAAGATTGAAAAATGTGATTGAAAAGTAGGTCTAATGCTTGATCCCTCATATATGTAAAAAAAAAGGAATCCCTTAGTAGAAGGGTCCTGTATATATATATATATATAAACGAGACATTAAAAATCATCTTCGTTGACCAAAAAAATTAAAATTAAAAATCATCTTCATATTTTCGGACGTTGTTGCGTATTTTCAATGTTAAATTTGTCGATCCTCAAAATCTCAATGTTAAATGTTTAATTGTAGGGAGTGAAGACGTACTTGCATATCAATGTTGGAGAGGAAAGATCCCACATCAGAAAATGGATAAATAAAATACAACTTATAAGTGGATGGATCACACTTAATTATACCGAGACCTTTTGTGATTAAAACCCAACACCTTAAAGGTGGTTAAGTTGGGACAGTATCGGTACAATGTGATCCACCGGCCACGCTTGTCCCTGTTCTAGTATCAAAAGTTGGGATGAAGATCATCTTATCGAATCAATGATTTGTCAAGAGAGATTGTGAATTTGACCTCAGCTATCAGATTAATAGGAAACATATCATGAGGAGTTCATTTACAGCTAGAAGGGAGTAGTGATCGAATCCGGTCCAATTTCAATTGCTCCCACGAGAAGTAGGGACTCCATTCCAACGTACTCATCGATCTGCTCCCAAATCCATTAGCCGCCATCATTGTTGATTCGTCCAACCAGACAAATGACTTAAGCGTCTAGCAGATAGGTAGATGAATATATAGTTTTGGAGATTTAAAACTTTGTATATGTTTACTATATAAACTCCAATCGTGTTCATTGATTAAGCTTCAATTCAGTGAGTTTGGGAATATCCATGAATATATATCAACATGGAATGCACGTATATATACGTACTGTAGTTTGGAGCAACAACAACAAAAGAACATTTCTTTTACTTTTCCTTATCTACTGTAAAACTAAGATATGAACACAGTTACCTCGATGAGAAGGAACGTATATATGTCAAACCGAGGAGAAGATATCTAGTTTTATATCTATCTGGGGTAATTCATAAATTAATTTGATCTGTAGCAAACTCTGCAATGAAATTGAAGTGCCCCTTTCACCAACTGATGATATATTCTGATTGCATTATATTTCCCTCGCCGATCGGATATGGTAAGGCCATATTGATTTATTGGCAGTCAATTTATAGGTGCAGCAATTTTCTTATTATCATTGGAGAAGCACAGAAACCCAGTCAGATGGATTATAGTTTCTATTTAGAGCTTCAATATATGGAAGTAAACTCGGAATATATGGATATATGGAGGTGTTATATGGATATATGGATTTTGACCATAATTTTTTTAAAGATTTTATCTTTTACTTCTCCATTTTAGAAAAATTTTAGGAAAGTTGTTGGAGATCCTTTTACTGGCAACGTCTACTGCAACAAGAAAATAATTGAAACGTTTTGTATTAATGAGAAGTGTCCACAAAATTTAATTTATTCCAGCTTATATAAAGGTATTGGACCATTGATCTAGCTATCAACTTTATAGTTTTGAACCTTTCATTCAATTGGGCACAGAAGGAAATTGAAGAAAGGAGCATATATAGCAGCTGCAGACTCTATATATATATATATAAATGCATGGATGGCACAAGAATTAATATGAATGTGATCCATCCCTCTCATATACTCAAACGTGTCACCCAGGAATTTGATAGAAATATATGGATCATGTACGTATAGATATGCTCAATGTAATAATTCCTATATACACAAGAGGACAACCTAATGCCTCAGATGAGATATCTCAGTTAACTATTTGTAATTACCTGCAGTTTACGGAATGGGTTTCTGGGTTTTACCCTGCATATGAAAGAGGTCTTAGTTTGGAAGTTAAGTTCTGCAGATTTTCTGGGTTTAAATAGACGTGAAACTAAAATGGAGGCTACAGTTGTGCATGTTTCTGGAAGTTGGGACTTTCACGAGTCCGCAAGATATGGCAACAATCTTTGTGTTTGTACCCAAGTAGTAGAGATCAGATAGCAGCTCGATCTACTTTTATTGATTACTGTTTTTGATCCATGTAGATACCACTCATACCAGAAAGTTCAGGCTTATTAGGGCATTGATTGAGGATGCATGTAGTTAACTAAATCCAGAAATTAGGATTTTATGAATGAATGCCTCCATATTGTTGACAGATGGAAGTGGCCAGTGTGGTAGCCTACCCTACAATGCCCTAATTTAGGGTAGAGAAGCCATATCTATCTCTCTACGACTTCCATATCAAATCCAGAAGCTCCTTGTAATAGTTAAGAGTTGCTAGCTACTAGCGGTGCAACAAAAATGAATTCAATGCATCCATCCCTCTTTAGGGGGTACCCTTTGTCACTTTGGCATTGGTTCAAGCTGAAACAATTGTCTATCGTTTTTAATGGTGTACCTAATATAACTGAAGTGAGATGGTGCAGGTATATACGGGATTTTTGTTAAAATGACATACTAGTATATATGTTACATAATAACGCGAGCATGTTAAGCTTCTCATAATATATAGGTCACGCTCGACGGTCATTGAACGTAAATTTGAAGTCAAAATATCCATTTTAAGTTGAGTTGTAAATAACGCTCATTTGTGTCTACTACGTATATATTATATCAAAACTCGAAAGTTATGCAATGTAACTCGGTTTGGGACACTCAAAAATTTTGTTTTGGAGATTTGCCAATGATATATAATAGTTCTGTCTCTAATCCAGGGAGGGATATAACATTGTTCTTCTCTTCAAAGATACCTTCTAGTTTCTACAAGCGAGCTTAATGATTAGCACAACCACCATATATAAATACAATCGAGCTGTGCCATCTCCACCGGTGGCGCTGTCATCATTTATGTTTATACCGAAACAGACATTGGAGCACTGGCATGGTCATATCACAATCACAATATAGATAAAAACTGGGCAGAGATCGATCGAGTTTAATGCTGCTACAGTCGTCACTCTCCCTTTCTAACTAGTTCTATAATTGACCCTTCTATAATTACGTACCAAATTGCAAGCACAAGCCTAACTAGACGACCCAAATTCAATACACAACACAACAAAAGTGGGAAAACGAAATTTAAAGACACCGATCAAATCGATATGATGGAGCTAAGTTCACTACCATCAAATATAAAAATAAAAAAAAAAAAAAAAAAAAAAAACCAAAAGAAAAAAACTAACCATCAAATATACCTATTAAATTCTACATAATAATATATCGACCTAATGATCAATTGCAAACTTCCATAATAACTCGATCAACTGTGGTTTCCTTACATGGAATACAATGATTAATACATAAAAGAAGAGCACATTTTGAACTTCTATGCAACTTTGAAAGAGAGAGGGAAAAAAAAAAAAAAAAATACTGCAGACCATGAACGTAACGGTAAATGCAACTTTGTGATTTTAGCGGCAAATTGATAAAAGCTGAAACCAAAGAAAAGCCATCAACACCTGCACCGATGCAGTTCTTTGTGTTCTCTAGAGTTTGACGACATCAGGAATATGAACCGGGTACCTTTCAATGCAATCGGCCCACGGCGAATCATCATTTTCCGCCGTCTTGATCGTCCGGTTACACTTCCACACGGCGCTGTTGCACTTAAACCCGCTCCCAAACGCAATCTGCCAAACCCTATCTCCCTTCCTCATCCTCCCCTTGGCTTCAATGTACCCCAACTCATACCACAGCGAAGACGACGACGTATTTCCAAACCTGTGCAGCGTCATCCTCGACGCCTCGCAGTGCTCGGCAGAGAGCTGTAGATTCTTCTGAAGCTCATCGATGACGGCCCGACCCCCAGCGTGGATGCAGAAGTGCTCAAACGCCTGCTTGAAGTCTGGAATGTAAGGCTTCCACTTAGGGTTGACAAGCTTTCTTCCGATGAGGGTCAGCAGGAAAAGGAGCTGCTCCGACGCCGGAAGTACTAGAGGACCGATTGTGGTGATGTTGGACTTTAGAGCCTCGCCGGCGATAGCCATGAGATCTTTTTGGAGTGAGATTCCGACCTTGCCCTCCCTGTCCTCCTCCTCAAAGACGCAGCGGAAGGCCTTGTCGTCGGCTCCCTTGTGGGTCCGGACCACGTGGACCAACCTGTACTTGGCACGTCGGCTCTCGGATCTACGGTTAGATAAGAGTATGGCGGCCCCACCCATACGGAAGAGACAGTTGGGTAAAAGCATAGCCCTCTCTTTTCCTTGGTAATAGTTGGGAGTTATGATCTCCGTGCTGACCACCACAGCGTTTGAGTTGGGATGAACCTGAAGAAGATCACGTGCCAAGTCGATGGATATGAGACCGGCGCTGCACCCCATGCCGGACAAGTTGAAGCTCCGGATGTTACTTCGGAGCTTGTACTTGTTGATCACCATCGCCGACAAAGAAGGCGTCGGCGAGAACAGGCTGCAGTTGACGATGAGAATATCGATGTCTTTAGGTTTAAGCCCGGTTTTCTCAAATAGGGAGTCCATTGCGGAGAATATGACGAGCTCCGCCTCACCCCTTGCAGCCTCCATTGTTGGCTGCGGAGGGATGTAATGAATGGCTGGGGGAAGACAAGTCTCTTCCCCGAGACCAGAGCGCTCGAGGATCCTCATCTGGAACTCGACGCTCTTAGGATTGTTGCTGAGGATGAGGCGGGAGTGTTCCATGAATGTGGAGAAAGGGACGCGGCAGGTAACAGGGGGCTTGTAGCAAGCGTAGTCGACGAGGAAGATGCTCCGTGGCTTTGACATGAAGTAGACGGTGGCGATAAAGATGATGAGGAAAGAAGAGCAGAGGATTTGGACAAGATCCAAGTGAAGAGAGCTCCACAAGTTTAGAACCTCCCCCGGGCCGATGCGTATAACCTCGAGAAAAATCCCGGCCATTATGGGAACTAGAGCGAGGGTGAGGAAATGGTTCACGAGGTATTGGTAGCCGAGTTTGACATACTTGAGCTTGACGGAGTTGGAGAAGTCCGGCAAGATTGGAGGCATTGCGGTTGTGTATAGTTTGTTCGAAATGTGAATGAGAAAGATGAGGAGAATCAGAGATCGATGGCTAGGCCTGGGAATGGAGAATGGTGAGGAAGAAGGATATGATATTAGGTGTAAAGGGGGGGTGGATTTAAAGGCAACGGGACCGGGGAATTGAAGGTGGCAGATGGGAAGATTTAATGGAGGGACTTCACGTCATTCCAACGCTCACTTAACTTGCTATTAAATTTTTTCCACAACTCCCCCTTCCTTTTTAACATGTAACTCACTAAAATCTCCAGAATCATATCATCTCCCTTATGCGAAATAGCAAGAGCTAGCCAGCAGTGACAAATTTGGCTTTGATAGCAATCCTTGATTCTATTTTTGGTTGTTATCTATCCCTCTTTCGCACCCATTATATTTGACCTCATCAGTTCCCTACGAGCATGAATTGCATGTCGAACTTAGCTTATATAAATCCATGCATTTTTATATATTTTCCAAACCAAATATTCCATACAATTCAAAGCCAGAAAACTGGTTCACATGGGCGTCTCACTTTAGTTTGGACTCTTATCATATAATTATGTTTTGAAAACTGTTGTAAATTAGCGAATTCGTGATTAGACTTGGAGATTCAACAATCAGTTAGTTTCATACATATGGTGGATGAGTACCACTATAACTTTTTTTTGGTGATGCATAACATTATAACTTGAACAGTGAGATCGAACTACCGACTGCGTCCTTCAAAAACAAGAGAAATTAATTAAAGTGAAATTGATTTCAAAAAAAAAATTAAAGTGAAATTAAGCATTTGGTGTTTGAAATAGCAAAATTAAATCACTATATATTTTCTTCTGAGAAATAAATTTCCCAATTAATGTGGTTGTTAACTAGTTGTTAGTGGTTCCTTTCCTATATTTGTAGTGAGACTAACACATATAAATGAAGAAGGCCAGCCAGGGTTGGAACACTGACAGATTTGAAGAGAGACTTCTCATGCCTTTAAACCTGCAGGGATCAAATTATTTACAGATTAGTTAGACACTCACTCTTCAGTGTTGACAAATTTCATTCTTGTTGGTATTTATATATGATTACACTATTTAACTTGATACGACTGATCAACTTTACAGACAGATATCCCTATCAAACTATCATATATGGTTAGAACTTAGATGTAGATTCCTCTGTGGTTCTTTACTTCATTTACTCTCTTTATCAAGCTTTGGATAGAATAAGGTAATTGTTTGTGCTAAATGTCTCAAATCCATTTCAAATGTATGCATATTTTTCGAGCGGGAAGGTAAATAGGTAATCATACTTTGGCAAACTATACATGCATGGTGCTACCTTCTCTGGTTAAATATGATGGAGTTGCCTCCATTCTTTATCTAGCTAGACACAACGTGATGATGACCATTTAGGTCTACCGATGTTTCTTTTTCGATAGTTTGGTTTGTATAATTTCTTTTCACTTTGGAGACTCTGTGTTATTCTCCTTCCTCGTTTCCTCTTGTGACCTTTCTTTCTTTCAATGAAATGTATGGAACTAAGGTGACAATTTACGTTTACTTGGTTTCTAATTTCTAGCAAAAGTAAAGTAAAATAGGTATATCGATTACAACTCTCGTTGGAGATCAATATTAAAGATCCAAAATATCAATATCATTCTTGATATTTTGATTTTATTAAGTTGTGATATTAAATGCAACATCTTTTCATTATATCTAGTGCACTTTTACTTATTTTATAATTATCAAATTTTCATTTGTTGGATCATCCATATTGATCGATCGATCATATATACATCTTTCATAGAGATTTTACTCATAGACTCATAGTTGACCCGCTTTGTGTTGAGCTAGATATCCATCGCAATCTCCCTCCACAATGGAGTAGTTTAGGGAGAAATTTTACGTGAATAGTTTGAATAGGTAATTTGCGAGAAGGGCTTCCTTTGTGAGAATATAGTATAAAAATTACGTGTGTTCTCTTTGTTGTGGGCATGCAATAAGTGCCTGTCCAAACCCAAATGGGGTAGTCGACGATTCTCAAATCTCAATGTTCAACCACGCAGCTTTTGCTCTTCATCGTGTAGAACAACATATATACGTTTGTTTCCTGCGCATAAAGATCAAACACGCTTAATTTCTTAATCATGTAGTAATTAAGTAATTAACAACTCTTGCCTTTACAAACTAAACAAAAGAGGTTTGCCTGCATCGATTAGCTAGACACTGGTAGAGGATTATGATCGAGTGCATGAGAGAATTATTGAAGATGTGTATAGTGATATCTTTTTGTTTTTGGTTCAGTCTGCAGGACCGTCGAAAACACGCATCCCTGTTCACTAGGTGTATATAATGTGCTTCCCCACAACAGTGATGGGCGATCTCCGATCATGGAGTTAACATCGACACCATCAATAATGATAGAACCTGTTACTGATGATGAATTGATAACTTAATTGATGAATATGGCAGTGTTAGATCTATGGCGGACTGGTATATGTTGTTGCGCTGTTGCTGGATACAAATTTATAGGTTTCTGATCACCAATATTAATCTCTAACTACTTTCCTGTTCAATACTTTGAGAAATTGTTCCTTGAGTCTTGCACTGATCGATCCTTTCGATCAGTTAAACTTTTAAAACGTCGGCCTCACGAAGTTGGATGTAACTCTGTAACAAAACTAAAGCTCTTCATGACAACAGAGTACGTGGAAACAGTACTTATAAACATACAGGTCTTGGATGTCAAGTATGAAGAACAATGAATCTACTCTAGGTATTCAGACAATGAGGAAAGCAAATGTTTGAAGGCAAAGTTGTCTTCATATCACCAAAAATGTAGGCTAGTTCTAAAGCCATGACATATTTGGATGAGGATGTTGTGAGTAGCTAGGGTTTCCCAAATAAGGTGACCATGTAACGTCCTGATGAATCGGTTGGAACGCAATTGGGTACAAGTTGGTGGATTGATCTAGCTAGTTTTTTTGACTTCAATGTGTTGGCTATGGAGTCACTGGTTTCTGCTGGCTAGTATAATGACAATGATATAAACCTGGAACCTGCCATGGACAATATATGGGACGGTGCGGCATAATCTGTAGGGTTCCATCGCCTATTTAAAGATGTGGGTAGCAGTATACAGAATATAAGAGATTAGGTACATACTTTCCAAAAAAAAAAATGCAGATGAGGATAGGCAACTGTACGTCTTAGGTCGAGTTATTTTCAAGCAACTCATTCAAGAGTTTAATGGTTGATGTTGGTAGAATTACGATACATACATACATGTAAACAGTAGATTCTACATTAATTTTGTGTGCAGGTGTTTCAATGTTTTTCTTTTATTAGCTGATTCTTTATAAGATATGGAATGAGTGTACTAAAACATTTGGGTTCTTGACTATTAGCCGCAAAATAAACTAAAATGTAAAATACGAAAATACGTATCTTCATGTGTATATTATATACTGAAACCCATGCGTCCATGCCAAATATATTCTAATCAACCTGTGATTTTGCACACGTATATTTTGTTATCAAATCAACAAGTTCGCAAATAAATGAGTATGAGACCTCACATTGAAAGTACCGGAGTACATTCCTTCATCCTATTATTGTATACCTAATTTAACAGTAGTCTAATCTGTCATGGCTTATGGATGCTAGTGCTTCTCGCATAGACGCATATGTATATGCAAGACGATTAAAATAGGCTAACATTGTCAAACAGTACATATATAACATATCAAGATGATCACGACAGATATAAACTAGTAAACATCCCACGCCCATTACCGGAAGTGCAAAGCTAACTTTGACAAACACTTTCTTGCAAATCGATGCCTTTGCTTTCCCCTCTTGGGCAAGCAATTCCCATGTGCCATTGGAAAACCTGGTTCACAGAAAAAATGAAGCCATGTGTGAACCTGATGTACAACATTGATCGATCACAATCATTTATGCGTTCATCATAGTCCCCCTTCATTCCAATTGATGATACGTGTAACGATCGCGACGAGACGATGAGTCTCCCAATAGCTAGCTTTTAATATTTACTATATACTAAAATCTGGCCCGTACAGACAGAAACACTGTTCATAAGGCCCCCCCCCCCAAATGAAGTTATTACTTCGTCTTGATTTTGTGTTTATTTACACACATGCGCTTGCGCCTAAAAAATTACAACTCTACCATTCTTTTCTCTTTAATCACATATTGTACCACCTGAACTCAAAAACCAATGAAGATTTC encodes the following:
- the LOC101293199 gene encoding 3-ketoacyl-CoA synthase 6-like, with product MPPILPDFSNSVKLKYVKLGYQYLVNHFLTLALVPIMAGIFLEVIRIGPGEVLNLWSSLHLDLVQILCSSFLIIFIATVYFMSKPRSIFLVDYACYKPPVTCRVPFSTFMEHSRLILSNNPKSVEFQMRILERSGLGEETCLPPAIHYIPPQPTMEAARGEAELVIFSAMDSLFEKTGLKPKDIDILIVNCSLFSPTPSLSAMVINKYKLRSNIRSFNLSGMGCSAGLISIDLARDLLQVHPNSNAVVVSTEIITPNYYQGKERAMLLPNCLFRMGGAAILLSNRRSESRRAKYRLVHVVRTHKGADDKAFRCVFEEEDREGKVGISLQKDLMAIAGEALKSNITTIGPLVLPASEQLLFLLTLIGRKLVNPKWKPYIPDFKQAFEHFCIHAGGRAVIDELQKNLQLSAEHCEASRMTLHRFGNTSSSSLWYELGYIEAKGRMRKGDRVWQIAFGSGFKCNSAVWKCNRTIKTAENDDSPWADCIERYPVHIPDVVKL